CCGGCGTTGACCACCTGATCGGAACCGAGGCTGTCCTTGTGCTGGATCTGGCCCTCGAACAGGTAGGTGAGGGTGGACAGGCCGATATGTGGGTGCTGGCGGATGTTCATGCCTTTACCCGCCGGGTAGGACGTTTGCAGCATATGGTCGAAAAACACGAAAGGTCCGACGCTGCGGCATTTGGCGGACGGCAACGGCCGAAGAATCGGCTGGCCTTCCACGTCTTCTGCACGGGGGCGAACGATCAGGGGAGCGGTCATGGTGTCTTCCAGGTTGAACGACGAATCGGCAAAGCATAACCCGAGGTTGCAACGGACGGCAGCGACGGCTTGAACCCAGGCGGGACGGCGGGGGTCTATGCTGCTCATGGCTTCTGGAGAGTGCCCGTGTCGTCGATCCGTCTGATGTTCGCTTGTCTGCTGGCCGTTGCGAGCAGCGCCGCCGTGGCCCGCGAATATGCCTACAGTGATGCACACCTGCATTACGTCGATTTCTTCCAGGAAACCGCCGGCATGCCCAAGCTGCTCAAGGCGATGGCGGAAAATCGCATCGAGCACGTCATGATTTCCGGCGTGCCCGTGGCGAAGAAATGGCACGAAGACGAACCCAAGCGCCCGCGTTATTACGCCGGTGACGATGCGGACGCCTACTGGTACAGCGCCACCGATGTGATTGTCGCTGCGGCGGTCTCCAAGCTCCCCGCCGAACAACGCCAGCACTTCCATCCGTTCCTGTCAGGCTTCAACCCCAACGACAAGAACTCCGACGCCCATATCCAGCGCATGCTCGATCTCTATCCGGGGCTGTGGCAAGGCATTGGCGAAGTATTCACGCGCCACGACGACCTGACGGCGCTGACCTCGGGCGACACGCCCCGCGCCAACAACGAGGCCATGACGCGGATCTATCACCTGGCGGCAGAGAACGACCTGCCGGTGATGCTGCATTCCAACATCACTTCCAAGCGTGAGAAAAATCCGCTGTACCTGGCGGAAATCGAAGAGCCGTTGCGTAATCATCCACACACACGGTTCATCTGGGCTCATGCTGGCACGAGCATGGAGATTCACCGGCATCAGACCCAACTGACCTTCCTCCTGCCAACCCTGACGCGGATGCTCGAGTCTTATCCCAATCTTTTCATCGACCTGTCCTGGAGCCTGCTCACGCCGTATTTGCTGGATGAGGCGGGCAAGCCCCGGGATGAATGGTTGAAGCTGGTAGAGCGCTTCCCGGAGCGCTTCATGGTGGGGTCGGACGTAGTAGGGCGATTCAACAAGTTGGGTAAGGAATTGCACAGCTTCGATCCGTTCCTCGATGCCTTGCCCGAGGATGTAGCGAGGAAGGTGGCGCGGGATAACTTTTTGGCGATATTGCCTCGCTCAGTGGCAATGGAATAGCCATTCTGTGTGGCGAGGGGATTTATCCCCGCTGGACTGCGCAGCAGGCCCAAAACTGACGAGCATGTTCGGTCTGACACACCGAAGTGACAGGTTTTAGGGGCCGCTTCGCGACCCAGCGGGGATAAATCCCCTCGCCACAAGAGCATCAGGGTGCATTGGCTTTGTCATCAGCCTGTCACCCCCGCGTCATACCCTCGCGCTCATCTCAATCAAGGAGCGCACCATGCACCTCACCCGTTCAAGCGCACTGCTCGCGTTGTTGTTGACCTGCGGCCTGGCCCAGGCGGAAGTCCGTGTCGAAGGCCCGGTGGAATATGGGGTCTTCGAAGGGCCGAAGGCCGAGTTGCAGTCGGGCGAGCGGGTCCTGCGTCGCAGCAATGAGCAGATCCGCCAGACCGAAAGTGTTCCGGCCAAGCTGGGCACAAAGTTCGGCATGCGCTACCAGTTGGCGGGCAAGATCGAGAATGACCAGCCGCTGACCTTGCTGTATTTCACGCCGGGCATCCGTACGCCCGATGGCGTGCGCCACGACAAGTTCGAAGTCATCCAGAAACTGGTGCCCGGCGCGCCGCAGGACGTCATGGCCTACGAATTCACCGAAAGCCACGAAGTGGTACCGGGGGAGTGGCGGTTCATGGTGTTCCAGGGTGATCGGCTGCTGACGCAGCAGCGGTTTGTCGTGCGCTAAGTTGAAATTAACTGTGGGAGCGAGCTTGCTCGCGATGGCGTCGGATCAGTCAGTATCAAGGTTGGCTGATCCACCGCTATCGCGAGCAAGCTCGCTCCCACAAAGATTTCCATCGCTTTTGAACGGACAAAAAAACGCCCCGAACCAGTCGGGGCGTTTTTGTTGGCTCCTGTAGGCGCTGGCGAAGCCTGCGATCTTTTCGCATTAAAAGATCGCAGCCTGCGGCAGTTCCTACGCGCCCTGCCAGCGCTTCATCACCAGGGTGGCGTTGGTGCCACCGAAGCCGAAGCTGTTGCTCATCACGGTGTTGATGGTGGCATTTTCGCGAGTCTTGGTCAGGATTGGCAGGTCGGCCACTTCCGGGTCCAGTTCGTCGATGTTGGCCGAACCGGCCATGAAGTTGCCTTCCATCATCAGCATGCAATAGATCGCTTCGTGGACGCCGGCGGCGCCCAGGGAGTGACCCGAGAGGCTCTTGGTGGAGCTGATGGCCGGGGCCTTGTCGCCGAACACTTCACGCACACCTTTCATCTCCGCGACGTCGCCGACCGGGGTCGAGGTGCCGTGGGTGTTCAGGTAGTCGATCGGTGTGTCGACAGTGGACATGGCCATCTGCATGCAGCGCACGGCACCTTCACCGCTCGGCGCGACCATGTCGTA
This genomic interval from Pseudomonas alvandae contains the following:
- a CDS encoding DUF3859 domain-containing protein, which gives rise to MHLTRSSALLALLLTCGLAQAEVRVEGPVEYGVFEGPKAELQSGERVLRRSNEQIRQTESVPAKLGTKFGMRYQLAGKIENDQPLTLLYFTPGIRTPDGVRHDKFEVIQKLVPGAPQDVMAYEFTESHEVVPGEWRFMVFQGDRLLTQQRFVVR
- a CDS encoding amidohydrolase family protein: MFACLLAVASSAAVAREYAYSDAHLHYVDFFQETAGMPKLLKAMAENRIEHVMISGVPVAKKWHEDEPKRPRYYAGDDADAYWYSATDVIVAAAVSKLPAEQRQHFHPFLSGFNPNDKNSDAHIQRMLDLYPGLWQGIGEVFTRHDDLTALTSGDTPRANNEAMTRIYHLAAENDLPVMLHSNITSKREKNPLYLAEIEEPLRNHPHTRFIWAHAGTSMEIHRHQTQLTFLLPTLTRMLESYPNLFIDLSWSLLTPYLLDEAGKPRDEWLKLVERFPERFMVGSDVVGRFNKLGKELHSFDPFLDALPEDVARKVARDNFLAILPRSVAME